The window GCCTCCGCTGCACTGTCTCCAGGGCTCGTATTGTGGCAAGGTTGGATTCCAGGACAACATCCAGCTAAAGGTGGCGCAGCCAGAGTTAAATCACTGACAACTAAATCCATctaaatttccttttttctcctgaCATCTATTAAAGTGACAGGAGTTAGCATAGCTTAATATATTTACTTAAATTTATAGCTACTGGTGTGATAAATCAATATTAACTTCTTTAGGTATCCACCACCACTTAATTCAGAGTGAGATCAGCTATTTTAGAACAAGAAATCCCATCACAGTCCGAGCCAACCCCAACTTTATAGCCCATATACAAAGCGTGTGGAACCAGCTTTTTGTAATGCTGGTTAGTTGTGCTCTGAAGTGCCTCAATATACGGTAATATATCTATAATCACAAAGTTGATGTGAGTCAAGGGTTGTGTACAGTTAAGAATAAGAATATTAGACATAACCATGACCTCAACAGTATGCCTCACCTCAAATCGCTCATCCTCACATCTGTAAATATGCTCCTCATACTGAGTCTTCTTCGAGCTCACAAATGTAGAATCTTCAGACCACGAGGGAAACGACACCCACGTGTCATTCAGAACCTGAAACAGGACACAGATCAGTTCAGTCGGCAGCTCACACAAATCCATGCATGTTCAATACGAAAGCTGCAAAAATGTTATAGGGACTCTGAAGTAATAAGAAACTGACAGCAGTGTGACAACAGCGCGTTGCTAAAGTATCTTTCCATACAAAAAGTGATTTCATGGATAAATCCTCTACCGGCATCACCTTGATGCTCTGTACACAAAAGGTAATTTGTTGAATGATTACACATGTAGGATGTGCACATGGCGTTTTAGGCTAGGAAACTTTGTAGGCAATTACGATATAATAGATAACACATGCTATGTTGTGTTTAGCTGCTATGTGAGACATGCTGACACAGCTCTGTTTCCTTCACTGTTGTACCTCTTTACACAGTGGCGTCCTTCCGGTGCACTTGGGCTGCTGGTAGCTCTTTGGTAGTGCTCTATAGCTGGGTCCCAACCTCTTACAAGAGGCATAGTCAATCTCCATGGCGATGCCCTCTGTTGCTCGCTCCTTGGGTAAACTCTCTGCGTGGCTCGATTCACCGTGACCCGACTCCCAGTAGCCCAAAAAATTTTTGAACCATGAAAAAAGCTCCGGGAATTTTCTGTAATATCAAATTTCATCGTAGGTCACTTAAAAATATTTCATATGGTATAAATCAGCAACATGTGTGTTTGAACTTACCCAAGAAATGGGATCACTAACTGCACCAGCTCAGCACGGGAAATTAATTCCTGGCTGAAAATGTGAAGACAGCGCAGGAAGTTGTCATAGGCCTCAGAGCTTCGAAGAGCTTTCCTTACCTTTTTGCCAAaattagagaaaaaaaagcacattacTTCACAAAATATTGGCCTCATACACATAATTGAGCACTCTGTACCGACCTTTTCGAAGAACAATGTTTCTGTACTGGTGCTGTGTTTGCTGACGTCATTCATATTGTGCTCTTTCCCCATTATTTTAGGTTTTTTCTGGAAGATTACACAAAGTGACAAACCAAAAGTGAAATAGGACAAAATGGAACCTCTATGGTGTCTCAGGAAGGCTGCACCAGAGGCAACATTAACCTGTCATCCAATATGAACCAGTCATATGTGGGTCAACTGGGCTCAGTTCTTTAAATGGTAAATGTAGGAAAAAGATGTGCAAGTGTGGAAGATTCATAATAATCTGtcagaaatcaaatcaaacacacagagcAACACTAACTGTATATGTTTCGTAAGCTTTTAACAAGAATACTGATCATGTTTAGAAACATACTTGTGAGTCTATCCATTAGCTTTAAAGGCCCTGTGACGTGCTGGTTTTGGAGTTCATTATATAGGCTTTAGCAGCTGCCCAATACTGTATCCGAGGTCACGACAGCCCATCCCAAAATGAGCTTTCCTTAGGATGTGCCATGGTGTCTGTAGCTTTAAATACTAATAAAGAGAGGGGCATGGTAGCGTGGAAGGGTGGAGGCGTGGCCTCGTTTATGGTGAATggatgtggggagggggggagtaTTCTGGTGGAGGGGAGAGTCATGACAGCAGCTGAACCTAAACAGGCAGTACTAGTCGTGTTTTATCAGCAGCGTGCAGAGATGTtgctttctgtctgttctggACTCAGGCAGGACCAGTTCATATATGTACACgccaggaaaaaaatgtgtttttcctgccacgGTACCATTTATCATATCATTAGCAGTGTAAAATCCAAACTTCAAATTCTAGTGCTACATATACCCACAATGAACCTAGGACTAGGAAATTCTCCATTCATTGTTCCCATCGCTACTAAAGCATGTGTAATTTGATGCGTACCTTTACAGGAGGTGTGGGTCCCAGTCCAGCGGGTCTCCTGACTGCCAGACCATTCTGGCTCAGCCTCTGTTTGGTGTTCAGTAACGGCCTCTTCACTGTGCCACCGTGATCATTACGCACAGACTCTGCTCTGTCTGGTGTTGCCTTTCCCAGGAGCTGCATTTAAAAATCACAGATTACGATCTCGCTAATAAAAACATTATATAAATGTGGAGTTTTATTCAAACAAACATTGATGACCTGGCTAGTTGGTATTCACCGTCATTGATAACAATTTAGCATCTTAGTGCAAAATGTTACAACACAGTTGCGAAACACTATAAAACTGTAGTGTTTAAGATAGTCGGAAAGATACCTAGCTGTTATAACAGATACTTAGCTATTATAACAGATACTTAGCTGTTATAACAGATACTTAGCTGTTAAGTCAGAAAAGACTCACAATGGAGCTGTTTGCATCAGGAAGAAACTGTCCGAACTCTGACAGCAAGTCCTCCTGGTTCTTAAAGAGTCTGGCCACCTGTGTGTAGACCTCCTGTTCAGTTAATGCTGGGGTGTAGTTGCCTCCTGCCTCTTTAGCGTTCCGCTGTTCCTTCTGTGACATTAAAAAAGATCTGTTGGGTTGGCAAAAAGCACCTAGAATGCTTTATATAAAACACTACTGCACGTGCCTGACTTTCTTACCTGGTATGTGTGCAGGATTTCCAGGAAGGCTTTGTAGATATCAGGTTGACCCTGGAAGCGGTTCTTGATTTTGTTGACATAATTAATGGCATGGTTGAATTCCACAGGCTGATTGTTCTGGAAAGGAGGCCCACTGGACggtgtgctgctgacaggaGTGTGGGGCTGAACTGTGGGTGATCGCGGTGAGGCGTAGGCTGGGATGGATGGGCTGGGCTGACTGGTGGGTGTGTGGGCTGGAGAATGAATGGgctggacagaggagaggaaaaacatgatCACTTCAAATGCAACAgaattaattaaagaaaaaactttatttaccTTGCTGGTTTTATTTGGAGCAGGCTGGGTGGGAATTGTTGGAGTGTTACTGGCAGTATGGGGGCCACCCTGTGGAGGAccctgctgctgaggatgaCTTGAGGCCTGAACAGATGGTCCAGTTGCAGGAACAGTCTGAACCGAAATGCCATGTGGGGTGATGTAGTGGATCTGCCCCGGAGTTGTCACGTTGACGAGATCGTTGGTTTGGACCTCGATCTTATATCCAGGTGGCAAGAAAGTATTAAAACCCATAATAAGATCGGGATGTCCCTTAAATAGCTGTGACACGCGGTTGATGACTCCAGGAGTGTCTATACTGTAgtaacaaaaaaagacaatgtCTTAGTATTCAAAATATACAATAAGTGCGCAACAGCATGGTATAGATAGTCATAGTACTCACCTCTGGGACTTAAACTCTTTCATAATATCAAGAAAATCATTATACACTTGTGGCTTATTTCCAAATTGAAGCTTCACTTGATCCAGATAGGACAGGGCATCTTCAACCTATAGATTGAAATATAAATCACCTCACTGCCAATTTCATTCTCAAACTTCACCCATATTATCTTCATGTGTAAAGTGTCCTCATCAGGTATTTGCAAATGTATGTGTACCTTCAGCCTCTGAAACTGTTGTCCTTGTGCTGAAGTAATCGATGTGGGAGGATGAACGGGACCCTGGACAACAGTCGGGCCCTGGGCCACTGTAAGGCTGTGGCCGTGGGGGCCAACGAGTGGGGCTGCGTTATGGACGTGTCCATGGCCAGATGCGTTCTTTGGGAGGACAATAAATCACATTAAATTGAAATTTAGGATTAATACTCATCAGCTCTGAAGATAGACATGCATGGTTAGACAGCGAAGAAGCAGCATAACTTTCCCGACAGTTCAGGTAGAGGTTGTGGGTACTTTTTGTCCACTTGAATAAGTTTATCCAACTCTTACCTGGTAGCTATGAGAGAGAGAATACTGGATCCCAGTGGACGGCTGCATGCTGTCTGCGGCTGCCTCGATTATCGCAGGCACTGAGACGAGAGTTCGCTGTTGAAAACTCTCTGCAATACCCTGAACTGCTGGATGATGCGACTGTTGCTGCTGGGGCGCAAATACCAGTTCCCGGTCCTCCACGCGCCTCTTCATTGTACGAGCATGCTCAAAGGCGCTAAAACCAGATCGACAGTAAAGGGTCAGTGGGCGAAATTTGCAAACTTGATTTTGTCTTATACATGTATTTGTAACCTAGAAAAGGACATATGAGTGTGTATAAGGCTTATTTAGTATATATCTAGGTGACTCTACATAACGCTTCTCATAACTAATACCAAAGAAATGGGTGAAACTGTTTATTAGAAACAACACGAGACAACTAAAAATATGTATTTCACCCTTTCAGCATATAAGTGTGTGTATTTCAAAATAACAGGTACTGAGAAGAGCGTTCTTTATGAGTAAAATGTGTGGGATTTAAAACATGTATGCATTACGCAAAATGAAGCCCCCTAATGACAGCACAGCTACACGCGTATAAGGGGACCAGTAATTTGGTGACGGTCCCTGCGCTGCTTGGACGCAGCTGATCTGGGAGCAGCGGACGCGGAGCCTCGGAAAAGACGGCGCCTGAACGTGCGGTCGAAACTCGCCAAAAACCGTATCTGACGCTTTTCCGGCTCCCAACACGTTCGCCGAATCGCGATCTTTGAAAGAACGGGCGGCGAAAGAAGCCGAAATCATGTGAAAGGTCCTAAAAAGGCGTATTTCTCGACCGCGTTGAGCGGGCACACTTGCGCCGGCTCTCCGGCTGTAACGCTGCCtcgtcccctccccctctctacCAAACACCGAGTCTCACGCCATTCGATTTTTGGTGAGCTGCTCGCTTTCGTAAGCCTGGTGTTAGCGTTTGACTGCGAAGTTGTGTAGCAGAAAAAGTTAAGCGACCGGACCATAAATGTCTAGCTACCGCAAATAATCAAGCAGTGTCGCTTTTTTTTGGTTATCACATACAACCACAGTAAAGGGAATTCAACACTTAAAAAACCGAGACGAGCTAAAGGTGGCTAAGTGACGTTAGCAAATGGCCATGATTCGTCGCAGCTGACAACGCGATATCAACACCGGCTGCTCAGTTTCTAACACATGGTTTACCACCATAATAtcgttttttttaatctaaagtTGCAGGTTCAGTAACATTGTGCTATGAGGCTCGATCAGAACGACAGGTAGCTAACCCTGATTTCAAGCTACTTAGGCGACACAAAATTAACATTAAGTCAAGAGAAGTTCGACAGAAAGATATTTTCGCTATTGCAAAACCACATCTCACCTCAAAACGGTACATTCCTTAAGAATCCTACCCAAATCAGTCAATTATAATGTAATAACTTACCACAAAATGTAGCTATGTCAGGTCAATCTGCTTAGCGCTAGCATGTCAGCTAAAGTTAATTCATGGTCGCCACTCTTAGCTTGCTAGCCTTACTTGGAATAGCTAATAGAATAACTTGTCGGTGCTACAATGGGACGACTCCAAGAAGAGAATTCTACACATTGCTGCAATGGGAGGTAAACGCTGGCTAACATTAAGACATCGTGGTAAAACTACTGGTGTTGATTTGCTTTTCCCGTCTGTTCGGCAAGGTTATCGAGCAGTAGGCAACTCTATGCTACGTTAGCACAACAGCTAACCCCACCAGTACTGTCCGACGAACCTATTAACTCACCTCACAGGGCTGCCGCCAGCAACAATTCGACACAGCGCTAAAACGGTACCGACAACTAACCTGCTCCGCGTCTATTTTTCTCCGCCGTGACAGAAAAAAGTTGCGTGAAATACTAGCAAAATAATATTTGCAGTTGCGGCTACGTCGCTAACAACAGTGTATGTATGAAGCGGTGTTCCTTGAACATAGAGGCGTGTCCAGGACGGAGGCGGgtcaggccccgcccacagcgcactgtgattggtcagaattTCGGAATGAAAACAAATACAATGAAGGCAAAGAGCCAGCGTCTGTACGAAGACTTCCGGGTTGCCCGTGTTGAGTTTGTTCGAGGCACATTTTGCAATTGGAATAAATGTTCAAACGAATAAATATTCCCATAAACATGCTTCGTAATATTTAGTAAAATGTATGCGTATTTAGTATAAATAGTATAGTATAAACAGAGCCAGTTTCAAGTGAAATGAACAGTGTTGACAACATAAAGTCTCCCTCTGATTTAAAGCTTTGCAAGTGCTTCTGCCATCAGAACGAAGCTCTAGGTGTTTATAAGGTCTTCATAaggctcttcttcctcctgcctctcaTGGTGCAAAGTTTTATTCCACTTTCACCTTAGCACAAAGTGGTCACTGACTAAGTGTAACATTCATAAATACATGGTCTTCTTAAACCCTTTAATCGAcaacaatgattttttttttaaaacattcctTACAGGACAATATTAGGAGTGAGCTATATTTTATTCTATTAAAATTCCAAAACAACTTTGTAGATATTGACTTATAGGTTGAAATAGTTCagtaaaatgtttaatatttttaaCTGGATGAAAAGGTACATTTAAAGTGCCACCATTTGTGCtgacagcttcttttttttaatttaatactTCCCAAAAGTAACTGATCTGAAGTCAGCAGCGTAGTCAGTAAAGGATGACATGGTGAAGAAAGATGCCGACGATGGTCACGGCTGAGATGTGTTTTGGAGCTGCAAGATGAGAGAAGGGAGCCTTGAAGATGCTTCCTTTGACTTTTGTGACTGCTTATAACAAACTAGCATTGCATTGTTGTGGgtgttttattatcattaaaaatacacaggTAGAATTTACCGTTTGCGATGGAGGGCTGAGTGGTGTTTGATGCGCCGGTGCTCTCTGTCTGAGTGGAAACTGGTCCAGTGTTGGAGGCATTGGGAGCTGGATCAGGAGTGGGCGCAGAAGTTGAGATCAAAAGGCTGATGGGTCCTGAGTTGACCGTGTACGTCTCGGTGTACAGATTGCCAACCAGGCCTCTTGGTGAAAAGGAGTAATTGCACAGACTAGGGCACTTCTGAGAGGGTAAAGTAGTGATGCAGAGGTTAACCGTGCATCGGACGTACATCTGCAAAACACCAATTAAACACACATGTTTGCCGGGTGAAGAGCTTTACACCTTAGTTTTGACTCGCATGACAATTTGTAAGAAGTGGAAAACAGTCTGGCATGAAGACCATTTCTGATCCCATTAATCAAAGAGCCGAGGTAACGACAGACCATGGGTGCCACGCTATTCGTCTTGGACAAATCGAGTCGATAAACCTTGGAGGTGGAGTCCGCTATGACAACCTCAGCTGTTTCAGATGAAGACGAACACctgagagaaagaaacagagcGGATAAACAGAGCCGACCCTCGTTTTAATCCTTATAATTTTCTgaaaaatgacaggaaacaaGTCAACCGTTACTGACCCCTGTTGGACAATAGCGCTGTACGTTGCAAAGTCCTCTGTTTCCGACTTGATGCAGTTGCTCACGACCATCTCGGCTCTCCCGATGCTGCAGTTGGACAGCACAGTCAGGTAGAGCATTTCGACCCTTGACCCTGCTTTCAAAGAATCGTTTGCCGACTGTAACGAGAGTTCTGCATCTCGGCGCACTCGGGTAGGATTCCCCGGGGTGTCTAAAATCCTGGGGGCTCTTGTGAAATTCCCGAATGGCCCTTCTCCCGGTAGGTAAAGTTTTAAAGTGAAGGCCACCTCACCAAAGACCTCCCTCTCCATGGGAATGCTGAGTCTGTACTCTGGTCCCTTGGCCTGGACTCCAGGGATGCGGCACGccagagggaggatgagggtTGGGTTTTTTCTGACCACAGAGGAGGAACGCACACTCTGCAAGGTGTTGACGTAAACCAGCTCTGAACCCGTATGCTGGAAAGGAGATCGTTAACTTTCAGCTGAATCTTGAATATTCCTAGGAATTGTGGTTCTGGGCATTTTCCTGTTGAGAGTTTCCAGATCATAACTGTCCTCTCATAAAGCTTTCTGGGACAATAGATGTGACATAAATAAAAACGAACTGGCATAAACGCTTATATTTTACGTGTTACCACGGTCTTGGTGCCACAGCCGTCCAGGGAGATGCTGGCTGTCAGGTGTGTGCTGTTGTAGCTGATGGGGCAGGTGGGGCTGTTGAGCTGGAGTTCTGTCAGGTTGACGTTGGGAAAAGAGGTGACAGGGAGCACCAGAACCATCTCTGTTTTCCCACAGGTCAGCTCTGCAGACAGCAGATTGAAGGTTTCACCCCCACACATCATTTCAGCTTTAAAAGGATGCTTTAAAGATTGTTTGATCAACCTGTTCCTGGAGGCGGCACCTTCATTTCCCCTGGAAAGATTAAGATTGGGATACGGTAATTCAGTGGTGGCTTGCTGGATACATTCTGCAATATAAATGCAGTTTTGTGATTGTTTTCAATATTGCTTTCTTACTTTGGTAAAGCCACACACACCTCGGCTGAGACTGCATACTGCAATGACAGGAAATACAAATCAGATCATTTTGGGTTACATCTAGAATTTGTACAGTTAGACACCGTAACAGTATGTTTTTGTATGTAATATTGAGCTACCTCTGGGTATTGACAGCAAAGCAGATGGGCAACAGCTGAGCCAGGTTGTTCTGGGATCGGACCCAGGCTGTTTTCATCATCGCCAAAGGGCCGACGGTTTTGAAACCCACCCTGAAGAGATTTGGTGGGCCAACCACGGCGATCTCTAGAGCACTGCAAATACAGTGAATTCCAGCTTACATGAGTGTTCATGTTTTACTGACAGGCTATAGCTAAACGCTATAGCTAAACGCTAACAACCACAAATGCTCATGACTCTTGTTAAAAATCAGATGAAACACAACAAACCTCTCTGCCCATGAAAGGAAGCCAAGGTTGAATATCACCTGGTGGTACGGGAGGACGGTCACCCTGGTGTCACCTGCGGGggtgtcctctgctgctacaGGTTCCTCACCACAGCTGACACTTGACCTCTCAACTGCAAAATTCAAGCACGAGAGCACCAACTGAGTAACGACTAAAACAACACAACCTGCATTCTCTAGTTGGTGGCCTcaccagagacagagaggtgaAGGGGGACAGCGCTCATCGGGTCCAGTCGGCCATTGAGTGCATGAATCCGGTCCTCCACCATCAGGTAGATGAAATACTGCCCTGCTGGTGCATTTCCAGTGAACGTCAGCGTGCATTTTTCCTGATGAGAGAACAAAATCCACCCTATTTTAAAGCAAAGCTTGAATCACTCCGTTCAGTCACATTTAAAACAgctggttttattttgtgtAGCTTCACTTCAGGCTCACCGTCTCCAGCTGGATGAACGAGTGCTGCGTACAGTCAACACACTCTCCCTGTTGTGCACGCGCAAATCGACACTGCACCTTGTCACCGTCCAGATCTTTCACCGATAAAGGAAAGTGATGAGGGCAGTTCACACGGGCCCTGTTCCATttacacagagacagagaattCAGCTAATGTCATTTTACTTAGGAATATCATTACATTACATTCCAGAAATCCTTCAATTTTTTGTTAAATTGAACAAATTGAACTGCTGGGTTTCCTCTCAGTAGTGACAGCTGTTCTGGTGTCCTCCCGGGCTGGTCTCATTGTTGTCTTAGCATTAAAAGGAGGAAATGTCAAAAGGGGGACTACACTGAAGCATTGGTGGAGCCTCAAGCAGATGCAGGCAGGGCTCAGTAACGGAGGCAGCCATTCCTGCCATTTTTTGTAACCATATTAAATATGTCACATCTGATGGGAGGTTATTGGATTATAGTCATATCTGAAGTTGTGGTTTTGGTAAATTTGGACTTCAAAACAGATTAAAGCTCTGTGCTGGTACAGTTAAACAGATTTGTGTTGCATTTGGGACGATGGCGTTTTTACCTTaatggaggaggcagagcaaCAAATGCAGGACGGTTGAGCTTCCCTGTGTCTTCCCGGACTGTTGGTGCAGCGTTCAGGGACACGTAAAAGGTGTTTGACCTAATTATGTATGCGAAAGGTGCTGGTTAGAGGTGTATCACAGTTTCACTTTTACATGAATCAATCTGGGTGTAATATTCCAGGCAGCATATGTGGGAGTCGTACCCTAAACTGATGGTGCTGCGGTAATTGCTTGGAACCTTCTTTCGCCACTGGCGGACGCACCACCCAGAACCGGGCCTGGTACCATTGAAAGGCAGCAAGATATTGTAGACCTCGCAGTCCTCCCCGTGATCGCACAGCCCGTACATGGACGGACATGGAAGAGGGACGATGGCGCTGAAGTGAGCTTGCACCTGCAGGAACCAAGGCGACAAAATACAAGAACAACCTCAGATTATTCACGACAGAGGTAAGAAATTGAgaattttcctcattttttccccccacttggATCACATTTGTGAATATTTGTAATGGCTCCATGTAAGAACATCCACTGGTTTGTGCATTAAACTAAGTTACATGTGTGAAACTGTAACTGGCTGCTGTGAAACTGTCTTGGGAAAAATTGCAAACAGGTCCCCTCTTTCACAGCCTGGCACCTGAAATAGttctatttgttaaaaaaaattgagaaAAGAGATTAAAACCTAAATAAATATACATAATGTGGGAATTCTAAGGTCATTCTCAAGTCTGTGGCTGTGTGAGCATTgagtgtgggtgtttgtgcaGAGGTTTCCCACCGTTCTCCCTCCATCGCTCTCCACTGGGACAGCGGCGACCGTGAGGCCCAGAGAGGCGGCGTTGCATGCAGGGCCCAGCAGGGACAATGTCAGGCCCTGCAACAGGAGCCTTAGTGTGTATCCGGACAGCATCTAAATGCCTCCAGCACTGCTGAAAACACAGCGAGATGCATGAAACAAAAGCAATGATGCTGACCTACCAGACAGCTGGGCAGAGCCCTCAATGACACGCTAAGGTCATTCCTCCTACACAAATGAAGCACGTCATGCAGTATTGTAAACATTTTTCCCAGATTAATGAAAGAAATCCATTTGAAAATCCTCAATATAAAGTGTGATTCACGGACACCAAAATTAGGCAGGAATGATCACTCTTTAACCCATCGAGGACTGTCTTCAGAATCTTAATAAACATGGCAGTGGAACAAGGagatcactgacccaccaccaaactggTCATGctggaggaagctgcagcagcagaagcttctcCAGACTCTCTTGGCTCTCACATGTGACGCTGCCATCATGGCAGTGCCCCACAGATTCTGAGAGTTCAGGCAGAAACAGGGCCAAGAGCGGCCTGCTGGGGGTTATTTGGTAGGTTTCTGGcagtcctcctcccctctttccttAGATATCCGTCCTGCTGGGGGTTTGCAACCCCCTCCACCTGGGGGACCGACCTGTCTTTGGGTATCTCTCCCACACTCTGGACCTTgtgctgggagctgctgcaaACTTTCAGCCCACAGCTGTATGGATGTATCTAACTATCTGCACCTTCTTCTGCAAATCTTTAGATTTTCAGTGCTACATTTGATAAATTCACACatattaaaagtgttttttaaaaaaaaaaatgaaacagaaaaagaaatgtgtttaatCTAAAGGGAACAAAATACATAATAAACTAGTTACAACAGAAAAAATGAGCTGAGGGGGAACACATGCAGTTTAATGTGATTATTTAAGCTCCCCCAGGCAggtttctgacattttctttattctctgaccaaaagtggtGTTTAATTGATAATGATGCTGGAACTTGTCCAGCCTGTAAGTATTGTGTGCAATAGGTGAACATTTAACAATCATAATCTGatttgaatttatttcactATTGTGTGTCTGAACTGGGAAATGTGGTGTTTTGAGGTCAAGATGAACAATAAATCATCTTAAAGTGATGAGCTGACCATTCTAGCTTGTCTCCATTGAAACAGGGATCCCTAAAACtgctttaaaactgaaaaaaccTCAGACCAGTTTGTAATTTTAGTTTCGATTTCTTTACCAAACCAGCTGTGATGATTAGGGAAACAGTCAGATGGAATTTGATGATATTCCTCCAAACTCTGCTGCTCAGAGCACAAAATACACGAAGCAGCCGCCTTCAACATGACAAAGATGTAAACCTTACCGTGGTCTAGGTGCCAGTTCCTCACGAAAGCATTAAAAATCTGAGTCGGCGTTGAGACGCGATTTCGTGACGCGTTCCGATAGAAGTGTTGCGTGTTCAACTCTTTTCATAGTGCGTCTGAATAATAGAGAGAAGGAATGAGGTTTAACTGGCTCCACCAGAGGAGGAAACCAACGCTTGGATTTAATCTCACATTAATTACTGATGAAGCCATGCAGACGTGATTTATAAAACATCAAAAGAGGATCCTGTTACATGTGCAGAGGCGAAAACACACTTTACGAACCCAGGGGCAGATCCAGCAGTTATGAGCACCAAACACACAGTCAGGGGTCCCTGCATCTGTTTATACCCTAAATTTACTCATTAAACCACTAAAATGCATCAGTTCTTTATGGAATCTTTATTATGGGTTTAGCAAGTTATGAAAATCTATTTTCCCCCCAAACACAAGGAATAGCTCACTCCACTGAACCAGTaataccatggcaacaggatcCTGACAACCATCAAGGTCATCCAGAGACATCCCAATATAATTTGCAACCAAATCTTAATGGAAAAGTTCCCTGACTTCATGCAGACAGGTTAAATTAAAGTTAATATTTATCACCggtaaagaaaagaagcaaagacATCAGTAGTAggagaaatgtatttattggaTACTGAGGAATGATGA is drawn from Takifugu flavidus isolate HTHZ2018 chromosome 2, ASM371156v2, whole genome shotgun sequence and contains these coding sequences:
- the LOC130513951 gene encoding uncharacterized protein LOC130513951, whose protein sequence is MLSGYTLRLLLQGLTLSLLGPACNAASLGLTVAAVPVESDGGRTVQAHFSAIVPLPCPSMYGLCDHGEDCEVYNILLPFNGTRPGSGWCVRQWRKKVPSNYRSTISLGSNTFYVSLNAAPTVREDTGKLNRPAFVALPPPLRARVNCPHHFPLSVKDLDGDKVQCRFARAQQGECVDCTQHSFIQLETEKCTLTFTGNAPAGQYFIYLMVEDRIHALNGRLDPMSAVPLHLSVSVERSSVSCGEEPVAAEDTPAGDTRVTVLPYHQVIFNLGFLSWAESALEIAVVGPPNLFRVGFKTVGPLAMMKTAWVRSQNNLAQLLPICFAVNTQSMQSQPRCVWLYQREMKVPPPGTELTCGKTEMVLVLPVTSFPNVNLTELQLNSPTCPISYNSTHLTASISLDGCGTKTVHTGSELVYVNTLQSVRSSSVVRKNPTLILPLACRIPGVQAKGPEYRLSIPMEREVFGEVAFTLKLYLPGEGPFGNFTRAPRILDTPGNPTRVRRDAELSLQSANDSLKAGSRVEMLYLTVLSNCSIGRAEMVVSNCIKSETEDFATYSAIVQQGCSSSSETAEVVIADSTSKVYRLDLSKTNSVAPMMYVRCTVNLCITTLPSQKCPSLCNYSFSPRGLVGNLYTETYTVNSGPISLLISTSAPTPDPAPNASNTGPVSTQTESTGASNTTQPSIANAPKHISAVTIVGIFLHHVILY